taataggtTAGTTAAAAATCATATCTATTTATGGAATATTTGCACACTCTCTGAAAAACAAAGGGTACCGGTTAAGTTACAAATCCATCACTGGGGTGGTAGGTACCCTTGTTTTGGGTACATATTTGTGCCCTTTTGgagacaaaaaatgatttatttttgttctcaGATTAACAAAACATGTATATGTACCTTTAGAGGTACACAATAGGTCCTAAGGGTACAATTGTTTATCTAAAAGGAGATATATATTTTAACTTGAGGTCCAAAAAAGTTCCCCTTGAGGGTAGCCTTTGCACTGTAGGCCtaccttaaaaataaaaaatttaaattcctgAGAATGCAGCTCAAtttctatttgtatttgataattaaAACCATGATCATTCTGGCTGAGAATGTATTTCAGTTGTTTCAACAGAAGTATTTGACATGCATGGCTGTCACACTGTGTTTCTATTTGTTGGGAAAAAGTATGCCACCAAAAAGATAAAGACAGTGATAATTTTTCCAGTGggaaaatattgccccttaataaaaatgttttaataaaaataaaaagtgaatttttaaaaCTTGTGACAGACACCATCTATGTTATTAAAGATAAATAACAACCATGGCACATTATATTATTGTAGTAGAAATGAGCAAATGGCCTACCAAGATTCATTCATAACATAACAGcaacatacaaataaattaataaagaataataataataataaagaaaaacgtTTACTTTGTTACCTGTCGTTCATCACGTTTTCCACGGATCTCAATATAATCATCATTGACCTTCACTGTCAGTTCTTCTGGAGTGAAGTGCTTTACATCCAGGTTGATTACAAAGCGATCTCTATCCGATCGCACCTGTGGATCAGAATAATGTCTGGCAACCAAATATTGCAAAAACACTGAACACATACACAGTTCTCACTGGAATCCATGGTAGCTATAAtatggaataatttattttacacactATGGAACATGTTGTTAAAGAAAATTCTATAGATCTAAATGAACAGTGGCGAAAGGTTGCAAGGAGGTTTCCTTACCTCTGACATGCCAGTCTTCCATGAATTTGGAAAGCGCCAGAAATAAGGACGATAGTAAAACATGGTGTGCAAGGGTGAAAAAAAATCACTGTCAGGTAGGTGTTCCCCAAAATACTGGTCATAAAACCGATGTGGGAAGAAGCCTGGGGACCAGTGACGGCGATGCCAGGAGAGTTGGATAGGAATGTCCATTTTATCACAGCAGAGTGTTGTAGATGACAGTGGATCTGCAACAAGTTCTGCTGATGGCCCCTGTATTTATGGCAAACCTTAACCTACCAAGTCAGCAAACTACCCAGCCACCCACTGGTCCTTCTCCAGTTATGAGGTAAAGTGTTTTTTGCTACTCTCCCCTCTGGCTCATTCAAACAAAACCCTATtaaatcaccattcactctcTCTGAGATCATAGAGTCTCAAACACAGGAATCTGAATAATGCCCCTCTGCTCACAAGCCTGGAAAAATATTTGACTGGCTAAGTTTGAATAGTTTTGAATGAAGCCTCCATGTCAACTGGCCACATCCCCAGCAAGGGCTTGTGCCAGGATGGATTCTGCTCCCCCTGCCCTGGACAGGAACAGCCAGATACAATCTGCTCTGTCCTGGCTCGCATTAGAGGAGAACTCAGGCAGAAAGATAATGTTATGGCCTAAAATGGATGGGACTGCTGTAATCAGCAGGATTGGTGATCTGCTTTCAGTGAGCCTTGATAAATGAGTCCTCTAAATGAGGAACATCACTGCTGtccaatttacatttatttgagagaGTGATGGGCCTGGATGCATAAGTTCAGATGCCACCCTACATACTAT
The sequence above is a segment of the Xyrauchen texanus isolate HMW12.3.18 chromosome 38, RBS_HiC_50CHRs, whole genome shotgun sequence genome. Coding sequences within it:
- the cryaba gene encoding crystallin, alpha B, a; translation: MDIPIQLSWHRRHWSPGFFPHRFYDQYFGEHLPDSDFFSPLHTMFYYRPYFWRFPNSWKTGMSEVRSDRDRFVINLDVKHFTPEELTVKVNDDYIEIRGKRDERQDEHGIVVIEFYRKYKIPAGVDPSAFTSSLSSDGVLTICVPRHLLEITEPHHLWRKSSRSEINRSIVHVCF